The Streptomyces sp. NBC_01244 genome contains a region encoding:
- the drmA gene encoding DISARM system helicase DrmA, with amino-acid sequence MTTGRAQQPQQPATPQDQAYRLALDPDERSWTARENLVDVLERELLGPAGGPEEILEGVPDSAYLVGRIAPVRLTGGQDDPTQTDSDDAASDVGDAVDAAESRGVPMTAVDESSAGADEDEVEDQPQKRGLMIPASMGLRCQVPDDLDVFTVAASWGTYEPVKEKRGEGGEPASKLRRYQRQSHEISTTITVSDLTPSSTTTFVLKDKIVLRVDRYDDVERGCRLIEIALCNDRETPRKIPVEAWLYQTKLEVSAAGGEAVFLPVNDVLLDTREEPDDELRRLRLQYRNRLEFAVGRTCSVDWEAAKDARKAKSVWTTWLPTCETPQTAAEEISAALLDMCKLEKATPDELRAGLLPIIEGYRSWLDAEEERAKALPEHLRPEGRDAVKEARKVQRQLEEGLEFLLDDEEALRCFRFMNRVMADQRIQSQVAQRRANQPEGSRENLDEAREAVLKQGPGAHSWRTFQLAFVLMQLPLLSDPAAEKRSGELAKAQLLFFPTGGGKTEAYLGLAAYTFAIRRRQGVVEAFDGPLDGGSGVAVLMRYTLRLLTAQQFQRATTLVCAAERARMEDPTTWGDEPFRIGLWVGTDVSPKRYDEAAEQLQKANQGRGYRLTVLQIQRCPWCGTRIEARDVRADGALRRVYVYCGDELAECPFADGGEVPEGLPVLTVDEEIYRLAPAFVIATVDKFARLAREGEAASLFGYVSRRCERHGLVHPDYAHCAIKDGSKHPRSKDGLPGAAVYPAMRLRPPDLIIQDELHLITGALGTTVGLFEVAIEVMTEWRTKDGRRARPLLVASTATARNAPEQVKALYGRDVTIFPPQVLDAGNTFFSKEIDVSEETPGRRYVGISTTGVRLTTAEIRVAEVLMAGGQLLIDRSGKAADPYMTLVGYFSATRELAGMARYMGDDIQTALSKGRPWSRLPRRTGTEFGTLHVAELTSRVSSAEITSTLDQMTVTFDPGFDSTAGKRNQRALREAKARASEREVNPYDVVLATSMLQVGVDVTRLGLMLVVGQPKNTAEYIQASSRVGRDGDRPGLVVSLGNWARPRDLAHFEAFRHYHETFYAQVEALSVTPFSVTSLERGLDGVLVSAARVLQAARTRGLSPEDGAARIESERHFAVELIEALVRRVALAGDEDAAERARHRLENRLDQWGQRRKHLEEMRKALVYEKVVDDTRHDALIMSAENAKSRIDTRDAPPFIVANSMREVQPEINLLVSPIKERLVYIAPVNAPQWVMPEEKS; translated from the coding sequence GTGACCACCGGACGCGCACAGCAGCCGCAGCAGCCCGCGACCCCGCAGGACCAGGCGTACCGCCTCGCCCTCGATCCCGATGAGCGTTCCTGGACTGCCCGCGAGAATCTCGTTGACGTACTGGAGCGTGAGCTTCTCGGCCCGGCTGGCGGCCCCGAGGAGATTCTCGAGGGCGTGCCGGATTCGGCGTATCTGGTGGGCCGGATCGCCCCGGTCCGGCTGACTGGCGGCCAGGACGACCCCACTCAGACGGACTCCGACGACGCCGCGAGCGATGTCGGTGACGCCGTGGACGCCGCCGAGAGCCGGGGCGTGCCCATGACCGCGGTGGACGAAAGTAGCGCGGGCGCGGATGAGGACGAGGTGGAGGACCAGCCGCAGAAGCGGGGGCTGATGATCCCGGCGTCTATGGGGCTGCGCTGTCAGGTCCCGGACGACCTCGACGTGTTCACCGTGGCTGCCTCGTGGGGCACGTACGAGCCGGTGAAGGAGAAGAGGGGCGAGGGTGGGGAGCCCGCCTCGAAGCTCCGCCGCTACCAGCGTCAGTCGCACGAGATCAGCACCACGATCACAGTCTCCGACCTCACGCCTTCCAGCACGACCACGTTCGTGCTGAAGGACAAGATCGTGCTGCGCGTGGACCGCTATGACGACGTCGAGCGCGGGTGCCGACTGATTGAGATCGCGCTGTGCAACGACCGGGAGACCCCCCGCAAGATCCCGGTGGAGGCATGGCTCTATCAGACCAAGTTGGAAGTCTCGGCGGCCGGCGGCGAGGCGGTTTTCCTGCCGGTGAACGACGTCCTGCTGGACACCCGCGAGGAGCCGGACGACGAGCTGCGGCGCCTGCGGCTCCAGTACCGCAACCGGCTGGAGTTCGCGGTCGGGCGTACCTGCTCGGTGGACTGGGAGGCGGCCAAGGACGCACGCAAAGCCAAGAGCGTGTGGACGACGTGGCTGCCGACCTGCGAGACGCCGCAGACGGCGGCCGAGGAGATCAGCGCCGCGCTGCTCGACATGTGCAAGCTGGAGAAGGCCACCCCTGATGAGCTGCGCGCCGGCCTTCTGCCCATCATCGAGGGCTACCGTTCCTGGCTGGATGCCGAAGAGGAGCGCGCCAAGGCGCTGCCCGAGCACCTTCGCCCGGAGGGTCGTGATGCGGTCAAGGAAGCACGAAAAGTGCAGCGGCAGCTCGAGGAAGGGCTGGAGTTCCTACTGGATGACGAGGAGGCGCTGCGCTGTTTCCGGTTCATGAACCGGGTGATGGCCGACCAGCGTATCCAGTCCCAGGTCGCTCAGCGGCGCGCGAACCAACCGGAGGGCAGCCGGGAGAATCTCGATGAGGCCCGTGAGGCCGTCCTGAAGCAGGGTCCCGGTGCGCACTCTTGGCGTACTTTCCAGCTCGCGTTCGTCTTGATGCAGTTGCCGCTGTTGTCGGACCCGGCGGCCGAGAAGCGGTCCGGTGAGCTGGCTAAGGCACAGCTGCTGTTCTTCCCCACCGGTGGTGGCAAGACCGAGGCCTACCTGGGTCTGGCCGCTTACACGTTCGCCATCCGGCGCCGGCAGGGTGTGGTGGAGGCGTTCGACGGGCCACTGGACGGCGGCTCGGGGGTGGCCGTGTTGATGCGGTACACGCTGAGGTTGCTGACCGCCCAGCAGTTCCAGCGTGCCACCACGCTGGTGTGCGCGGCGGAGCGGGCGCGTATGGAGGACCCGACGACCTGGGGGGACGAGCCGTTCCGCATCGGGCTGTGGGTTGGCACGGACGTGAGTCCGAAGCGGTACGACGAGGCGGCCGAGCAGCTACAGAAGGCCAATCAGGGTCGCGGCTACCGGTTGACGGTGCTGCAGATCCAGCGCTGCCCGTGGTGCGGAACCAGGATCGAGGCCCGGGACGTGCGGGCGGACGGCGCGCTGCGCCGGGTGTACGTGTACTGCGGTGACGAGCTGGCCGAGTGCCCGTTCGCCGACGGCGGCGAGGTTCCCGAAGGACTGCCCGTCCTGACCGTCGATGAAGAGATCTACCGGCTCGCCCCCGCCTTCGTGATCGCCACGGTCGACAAGTTCGCCCGACTGGCGCGTGAGGGCGAGGCGGCGTCGCTGTTCGGGTACGTCTCGCGGCGCTGTGAGCGGCACGGCCTGGTGCACCCCGACTACGCGCACTGCGCCATCAAGGACGGCAGCAAGCACCCGCGCAGCAAGGACGGTCTGCCGGGCGCCGCGGTGTACCCGGCGATGCGGCTGCGCCCGCCGGACCTGATCATCCAGGACGAGCTCCACCTGATCACCGGTGCACTCGGGACGACGGTGGGCCTGTTCGAGGTGGCCATCGAGGTGATGACCGAATGGCGGACCAAGGACGGGCGCCGGGCGCGCCCGCTGCTGGTTGCCTCCACGGCGACCGCCCGCAACGCGCCCGAGCAGGTGAAGGCCCTGTACGGGCGGGACGTCACCATCTTTCCGCCGCAGGTCCTGGACGCCGGCAACACCTTCTTCTCCAAGGAGATCGACGTCTCCGAGGAGACACCCGGCCGGCGCTACGTCGGGATCAGTACGACCGGGGTCCGTCTGACCACCGCGGAGATCCGCGTCGCCGAGGTCCTCATGGCGGGCGGACAGCTGCTGATCGACCGCTCTGGCAAGGCCGCCGACCCGTACATGACGCTGGTCGGCTACTTCAGCGCGACCCGTGAACTGGCCGGTATGGCCCGTTACATGGGCGACGACATCCAGACCGCACTGTCCAAGGGCCGCCCCTGGTCCCGGCTGCCCCGCCGGACTGGTACGGAGTTCGGGACGCTGCATGTGGCCGAGTTGACCTCGCGTGTGTCCAGCGCCGAGATCACCTCAACCCTGGACCAGATGACGGTGACGTTCGATCCCGGCTTCGACTCCACCGCCGGCAAGCGCAACCAGCGTGCCCTTCGGGAGGCGAAGGCGCGCGCCTCGGAGCGGGAGGTGAACCCGTACGACGTGGTGCTGGCTACTTCCATGCTCCAGGTCGGTGTCGATGTGACCCGGCTCGGGCTGATGCTGGTGGTCGGCCAGCCGAAGAACACGGCCGAGTACATCCAGGCGTCCTCCCGTGTCGGTCGTGACGGGGACCGCCCCGGTCTGGTCGTCTCCCTCGGTAACTGGGCGCGGCCCCGCGACCTCGCCCACTTCGAGGCGTTCCGGCACTACCACGAGACGTTTTACGCCCAGGTTGAGGCGCTGTCTGTGACACCGTTCTCAGTGACCTCGCTGGAGCGCGGCCTCGACGGCGTGCTCGTCAGCGCGGCCCGTGTACTGCAAGCCGCACGTACTCGTGGTCTGTCACCGGAGGACGGCGCGGCCCGCATCGAGTCCGAACGGCACTTCGCCGTCGAGCTCATCGAGGCGTTGGTGCGCAGGGTCGCGTTGGCCGGGGACGAGGACGCGGCCGAGCGGGCACGCCATCGGCTGGAGAACCGGCTGGACCAGTGGGGCCAGCGGCGCAAGCACCTCGAAGAGATGCGCAAGGCGCTGGTCTACGAGAAGGTCGTGGACGACACCCGGCACGACGCGCTCATCATGAGCGCGGAGAACGCCAAGTCCCGCATCGACACCCGCGACGCACCCCCGTTCATCGTGGCCAACTCGATGCGTGAGGTACAGCCGGAGATCAACCTCCTGGTGAGCCCGATCAAGGAACGACTGGTGTATATCGCACCTGTCAACGCGCCCCAGTGGGTGATGCCGGAGGAGAAGTCATGA
- a CDS encoding DUF1998 domain-containing protein, producing the protein MTDETRFLYDATKAVDPLGDLEEEAEKQAKHNRAKVGSARPSSLLYTYGPGSIMDLPQFTVMPTGLDDWERIWRRRDSAPLTIHAPRLRDIVRKMLRSPDVQLRPHPWQPKKNSRSADGNDLGVPARVFPQWLRCTGCDMLGMLSQFDYKNTHPFRTDLATFEHTKCTGRSGNRSRKAMRRTAVPARYLLACADGHLDEFPYELWVHHGQPCSKAEVPPLKMVDRTAGKGASAVIECAACDMRRPMNEAQSEGGKDKLPKCRGRHPHLDAFEPRGCGNATKLMLVGASNLWFPATQSIIVMPESQQEKASDLADRIRTTLGDKLVKYRQHLDMIRDLLEGRVDVTGLADHELEAALETASAPQATPEELEEELRDWDPVDLLVPEWRYLLPDILGRRVEDPKSGLTLATRQRGEQLQPEITRVLAVEKLRKVNALVGFTRIDDMDRVGDLPRRLAPLTRTPRPTWTVATEDRGEGIFLQLDEDSVASWEKRILDTSLWQAHREAHHRNFERRFSETAKHVSPDSRLKPPRYWLVHTFAHVMIRELALTCGYSAASLSERLYAWPAAEGREPAAGLLICTTASDSDGTLGGLVQLSEPTRLQRVVAGALHKARRCSSDPICSMRTPKTPEDFLHGAACHCCVMASETSCERANRFLDRRFLIDLPGSNFGYFSTYE; encoded by the coding sequence ATGACCGACGAGACGCGTTTCCTCTACGACGCGACGAAGGCCGTCGACCCGCTCGGCGACCTGGAGGAGGAAGCCGAGAAGCAGGCCAAGCACAACCGTGCCAAGGTCGGCTCGGCCCGCCCCTCCTCCCTGCTCTACACCTACGGCCCCGGTTCGATCATGGACCTGCCGCAGTTCACGGTCATGCCCACCGGCCTGGACGACTGGGAGCGGATCTGGCGACGACGCGACTCGGCGCCGCTGACGATCCACGCGCCGCGGCTGCGGGACATCGTCCGGAAGATGCTGCGCTCCCCCGACGTGCAGCTGCGACCCCACCCCTGGCAGCCGAAGAAGAACAGCCGCTCCGCCGATGGCAACGACCTCGGTGTGCCAGCGCGCGTGTTCCCGCAGTGGCTGCGGTGCACCGGCTGCGACATGCTCGGGATGCTCTCCCAGTTCGACTACAAGAACACCCACCCGTTCCGCACGGACCTGGCTACCTTCGAGCACACCAAGTGCACGGGGCGGTCCGGGAACCGCAGCCGCAAGGCGATGCGCCGCACCGCGGTCCCTGCCCGATATCTTCTGGCGTGCGCCGACGGGCATCTGGACGAGTTCCCGTACGAGCTGTGGGTGCACCACGGGCAGCCGTGCAGCAAGGCCGAGGTCCCGCCGCTGAAGATGGTCGACCGGACCGCCGGCAAGGGTGCATCGGCCGTCATCGAATGCGCGGCCTGCGACATGCGACGGCCGATGAACGAGGCCCAGAGCGAGGGCGGCAAGGACAAGCTGCCCAAGTGCCGCGGCCGGCACCCGCACCTGGACGCCTTCGAGCCCAGGGGCTGCGGGAACGCCACGAAGCTCATGCTGGTCGGCGCTTCCAACCTGTGGTTCCCCGCGACCCAGTCGATCATCGTCATGCCCGAATCCCAGCAGGAGAAGGCCAGCGATCTCGCCGACCGGATCCGCACCACGCTTGGTGACAAGCTGGTCAAGTACCGGCAGCACCTCGACATGATCCGGGACCTGCTGGAGGGCCGGGTGGACGTCACGGGCCTGGCCGACCACGAGCTGGAAGCGGCCCTGGAAACAGCATCCGCCCCGCAGGCCACGCCCGAGGAACTGGAGGAGGAGCTCCGCGACTGGGACCCCGTAGACCTGCTGGTGCCCGAATGGCGTTACCTGCTTCCGGACATCCTCGGAAGGCGGGTCGAAGACCCCAAGAGCGGACTCACCCTGGCCACCCGCCAACGAGGCGAGCAGCTTCAGCCCGAGATCACCCGTGTCCTGGCCGTCGAGAAGCTCCGCAAGGTCAACGCGCTCGTCGGCTTCACGCGGATCGACGACATGGACCGTGTCGGAGACCTGCCGCGCCGCCTGGCGCCCCTGACGCGCACACCCCGCCCGACCTGGACCGTGGCAACCGAAGACCGCGGCGAAGGCATCTTCCTCCAGCTCGACGAAGACTCCGTCGCGTCCTGGGAGAAGCGCATCCTGGACACCAGCCTGTGGCAGGCTCACCGCGAAGCCCATCACAGGAACTTCGAACGACGCTTCTCCGAGACGGCAAAGCACGTCAGCCCCGACAGCCGGCTCAAGCCGCCGCGCTACTGGCTCGTCCACACCTTCGCCCACGTCATGATCCGCGAACTCGCCCTCACCTGCGGCTACTCCGCCGCCAGCCTCAGCGAACGCCTGTACGCCTGGCCCGCCGCAGAAGGACGCGAACCCGCGGCCGGACTCCTCATCTGCACCACCGCATCCGACAGCGACGGCACCCTCGGAGGCCTGGTCCAGCTCAGCGAACCCACCCGCCTCCAACGAGTCGTCGCCGGCGCCCTCCACAAGGCACGGCGCTGCTCCTCCGACCCCATCTGCTCCATGCGCACCCCCAAGACCCCCGAGGACTTCCTCCACGGCGCCGCCTGCCACTGCTGCGTCATGGCCTCGGAGACCTCCTGCGAGCGGGCCAACCGCTTCCTCGACCGCCGCTTCCTCATCGACCTGCCCGGGAGCAATTTCGGGTACTTCTCGACGTATGAGTGA
- the drmC gene encoding DISARM system phospholipase D-like protein DrmC — MSDAEAARRLGRLLTRTEAKGIADRLADGDTLTAALKVVAVGHRAEVRMLLDAVATGPGAALQLVALLRAVEGARTVPTTLTPLWTMPGHLVQSGPLTTSVPYLVDNARHSVTCSTFNFQRSSGLWTALQSAAQRPEVSVCVYMDSRAADSDGQHWSPTTTEVAAHLKPAEVWRTQDFDGTYVRNHAKFLAIDHHLLLVTSANFSWSAENNNVEFGVLIDNPNLTETVEREMREAEGSLYERVANR; from the coding sequence ATGAGTGACGCCGAAGCCGCCCGACGCCTAGGCCGGCTTCTCACTAGGACCGAGGCCAAAGGCATAGCCGACAGGCTCGCCGACGGCGACACGCTCACCGCCGCGCTCAAGGTGGTCGCCGTCGGCCACCGGGCAGAGGTCCGCATGCTGCTGGACGCGGTCGCCACCGGGCCCGGAGCAGCACTCCAGCTCGTTGCGCTCCTGCGTGCCGTGGAGGGAGCCCGCACAGTGCCCACCACGCTCACACCGCTGTGGACCATGCCCGGACACCTGGTACAGAGCGGGCCGCTCACCACTTCCGTGCCCTACCTCGTGGACAACGCGCGCCACTCGGTGACCTGCTCCACCTTCAACTTCCAGCGAAGTTCCGGCCTGTGGACTGCCCTGCAGAGCGCAGCTCAGCGCCCCGAGGTTTCCGTATGCGTCTACATGGACAGCCGGGCCGCAGACAGCGACGGACAGCACTGGTCGCCCACCACGACAGAGGTGGCCGCGCATCTGAAGCCCGCAGAGGTGTGGCGAACCCAAGACTTCGATGGAACATACGTCCGCAACCACGCCAAGTTCCTCGCCATCGATCACCACCTCCTCCTGGTGACCAGCGCGAACTTCTCGTGGAGCGCGGAGAACAACAACGTCGAGTTCGGTGTTCTGATCGACAACCCGAACCTCACCGAAACCGTCGAGCGGGAAATGCGCGAGGCGGAAGGGAGCCTGTACGAGCGGGTAGCCAACCGGTAG
- a CDS encoding helix-turn-helix domain-containing protein: protein MSSLSDRVRSLMEQSGLSLDDFAERVDLDASQLSESLSGADSFSVVDLACIADACDVSVDWLLTGTEPALAVAARTTTGEAAQALEAARQYTARRTDLDSLGYPQLWRPLTRTTRPGGSYTGQGEALARAALAEIGRQSRQAAVGDLAELIEDVFGADVAVVQLGAGFDGLTATTHDAKLILLAATSNPARQRFTLAHELGHLLAGDDQDVHLDRDIFASAQRRDPSEQRANAFASAFLMPEGALRAAITANGLTRASYAALACDLMVSPSTLAYRLLQLRMIDAGTCDHYKRMTAVEAARLAGRSEEFDRRALLAQQPRLPGLLVRDTLAAYNAGKSTLRPYATLLGVDVNELRNELEAEQGNRGDV, encoded by the coding sequence GTGTCCAGCCTTTCCGATCGTGTCCGAAGCCTGATGGAACAGTCAGGCTTGAGTCTTGACGACTTCGCCGAACGAGTCGACCTCGACGCCTCGCAGCTCTCCGAATCGCTCAGCGGCGCGGACTCCTTCTCTGTTGTCGATCTTGCGTGTATCGCCGACGCGTGCGACGTCTCTGTGGACTGGCTGCTCACCGGAACAGAACCCGCGCTGGCCGTGGCGGCGAGGACGACCACGGGTGAAGCCGCGCAGGCCCTGGAAGCGGCCCGGCAATACACTGCCCGGCGCACGGACCTGGACTCGCTCGGCTACCCGCAGCTCTGGCGTCCCCTCACCAGGACAACGCGCCCAGGCGGCAGCTATACAGGCCAGGGCGAAGCGCTGGCACGGGCAGCCCTTGCGGAAATAGGGCGCCAATCCCGGCAGGCCGCCGTAGGGGACCTGGCGGAACTAATCGAGGACGTCTTCGGCGCCGATGTCGCCGTCGTCCAGCTCGGCGCTGGCTTCGACGGCCTCACCGCCACGACCCACGACGCCAAGCTCATCCTCCTGGCCGCCACGTCCAACCCGGCACGTCAGCGCTTCACCCTCGCCCACGAACTCGGACACCTTCTCGCCGGCGACGATCAGGACGTCCACCTCGACCGGGACATCTTCGCCTCAGCCCAAAGGCGGGATCCCAGCGAGCAGCGCGCCAACGCCTTCGCGTCAGCCTTCCTCATGCCCGAAGGCGCCTTGCGAGCGGCCATTACGGCCAACGGTCTGACCCGCGCGAGCTATGCAGCCCTGGCCTGCGACTTGATGGTCAGCCCCAGCACCCTGGCGTACCGGCTGCTCCAGCTGCGGATGATCGACGCTGGCACGTGCGACCACTACAAGCGGATGACAGCCGTCGAGGCCGCGCGTCTCGCGGGGCGCAGCGAGGAATTCGACCGGCGTGCCCTCCTCGCGCAGCAGCCCCGGCTGCCCGGGCTGCTCGTACGCGACACACTCGCCGCCTACAACGCGGGCAAGTCGACACTGCGCCCCTACGCCACGCTCCTCGGCGTCGATGTGAACGAGCTCAGGAACGAGCTTGAGGCGGAGCAGGGCAACAGGGGTGACGTATGA
- a CDS encoding helix-turn-helix domain-containing protein: protein MCSRLLSIPAVAAALDVDRRTVYRFIAAGDLSVVDLRTGAGRSRVRVPVAGLDEFISSRMVASAAARR from the coding sequence GTGTGCTCACGCTTGCTCTCTATTCCTGCTGTCGCAGCCGCCCTGGATGTCGACCGACGCACGGTATACCGATTCATTGCCGCTGGGGACCTGTCCGTCGTCGACCTGCGTACCGGCGCGGGGAGGTCTCGTGTACGCGTGCCTGTTGCTGGCCTTGACGAGTTCATCAGCAGCCGAATGGTGGCTTCTGCGGCGGCTCGCCGCTAG
- a CDS encoding tyrosine-type recombinase/integrase: MATGNWQATVRNRAGDRFSESFPLKTQARKWGLDQEAQFARGTLRNPRAGEISFSEWHDRWWSARVAEPHTLRGDASSIKNHVLPHWAAWEMGDIMRMDVQTWIRVLVDKEVGASAIRRAYNLMSSIMRAAVDDDVLPVSPCRSIDLPTIAVKPPQWFTLDQAQSVLDQLSAPWRTMCLLGFYTGLRWGELAGLHSHRIDRRRSRLFVVEVNTKSGIKEYPKSSKSRREVPLPGHVLEALERQTHRLERDALVFTTTTKGRAGRRLDDGNWRRQTWWPAVGEASFFDLDGEQRPVPHYPPHSMRHTCASWLVQKGVSLYEVQHLLGHESFQTTQRYAHLQPDAHKAVLGAWERLEAPLTIAA; this comes from the coding sequence TTGGCAACCGGTAACTGGCAGGCGACTGTCCGCAATCGGGCTGGAGACCGGTTCAGTGAATCGTTTCCGCTGAAAACCCAGGCTCGGAAATGGGGCCTGGACCAGGAGGCCCAATTCGCTCGCGGAACCCTGCGAAACCCTCGCGCGGGCGAGATCTCCTTCAGCGAGTGGCACGACAGATGGTGGAGCGCGCGGGTCGCGGAGCCGCACACGCTGCGCGGCGATGCATCCAGCATCAAGAACCACGTTCTGCCGCACTGGGCTGCCTGGGAGATGGGGGACATCATGCGTATGGACGTCCAGACCTGGATCCGTGTGTTGGTGGACAAGGAGGTGGGGGCCTCTGCGATCAGGCGCGCGTACAACCTGATGTCCTCCATCATGCGCGCAGCCGTGGACGACGACGTGCTTCCGGTGAGCCCCTGTCGCAGCATCGACCTGCCCACCATCGCGGTCAAGCCCCCGCAATGGTTCACGCTCGACCAGGCGCAGAGCGTCCTGGACCAACTCTCCGCCCCATGGCGGACCATGTGCCTGTTGGGCTTCTACACGGGTCTGCGCTGGGGTGAACTCGCCGGCCTGCACAGCCATCGCATCGACCGGCGCCGCTCCCGCCTGTTCGTGGTGGAGGTCAACACCAAGAGCGGGATCAAGGAGTACCCAAAGAGCTCGAAGAGTCGCCGGGAAGTGCCCCTTCCGGGCCATGTCCTGGAGGCGCTCGAACGCCAAACCCATCGGCTTGAGCGGGACGCGCTCGTCTTCACCACCACCACCAAGGGCCGTGCTGGGCGTCGTCTCGATGACGGTAACTGGAGGAGGCAGACCTGGTGGCCAGCGGTGGGCGAGGCCTCCTTCTTCGACTTGGACGGCGAGCAACGGCCCGTTCCGCACTACCCTCCGCACTCCATGCGCCACACCTGCGCCTCGTGGCTCGTGCAGAAGGGAGTCTCCCTGTACGAGGTTCAGCACCTCCTCGGCCACGAGAGCTTCCAAACCACTCAGCGCTACGCTCACCTTCAGCCGGACGCCCATAAGGCTGTCCTCGGGGCTTGGGAGCGCCTGGAGGCCCCGCTGACCATCGCCGCATGA
- a CDS encoding 4'-phosphopantetheinyl transferase family protein has protein sequence MVVRIWVVEAESVEWEARSLLSPAELSRADELGREQVRRMFVTSRAIQRALGAQYLDMPAPEVDISRACFHCSDGGHGKPHFAMGPELDFSVSHTGDVVVIAAATDTKVGLDVELGSHRGEIDEMVRLIASESERRSLATYRGESLRTALFRIWARKEATVKLTGHGILQVPFPALSVDDLVAQIDDPPAGWPDQAIHLTDLALGYGSAALATTAPQPEIDVVKLLRVADLSL, from the coding sequence ATGGTCGTGCGGATATGGGTCGTGGAAGCGGAGTCGGTCGAGTGGGAGGCCCGGAGCCTGCTGTCTCCGGCGGAGTTGTCCCGTGCCGACGAGCTGGGCAGGGAGCAGGTGCGGAGGATGTTCGTCACCTCTCGTGCCATACAACGGGCTCTGGGAGCACAGTATTTGGATATGCCGGCGCCCGAGGTCGACATCAGCCGGGCCTGTTTTCACTGCAGCGACGGCGGCCACGGGAAGCCCCACTTCGCGATGGGGCCTGAACTCGACTTCTCCGTCTCGCACACGGGGGACGTCGTCGTGATTGCGGCCGCGACCGACACCAAGGTCGGGCTTGACGTGGAGCTGGGCAGCCATAGGGGGGAGATCGACGAGATGGTTCGCCTAATCGCCTCGGAGAGCGAGCGCCGGAGTCTCGCCACGTACCGCGGTGAGTCGCTCCGAACCGCGCTGTTCCGGATCTGGGCGCGCAAGGAGGCTACGGTCAAGCTCACCGGGCACGGAATACTCCAGGTACCCTTCCCTGCACTGTCGGTGGACGACCTAGTGGCCCAGATCGACGATCCTCCGGCCGGCTGGCCGGATCAGGCCATCCACCTCACGGATCTGGCACTGGGCTACGGAAGCGCTGCCCTGGCCACCACCGCGCCGCAGCCGGAGATCGACGTCGTCAAACTGCTGCGGGTCGCCGACCTGTCGCTGTGA